A single genomic interval of Methylocystis sp. IM3 harbors:
- the pap gene encoding polyphosphate:AMP phosphotransferase, whose translation MFESASLPHVMTKAAFEAAETQLRERLLDAQFEVADRKNAAVMVLINGSDGVGKGEIVNRLYDWLDDHFVETLSYGRPTDEERARPGAWRYWRDIPAKGRIGLVLGSWHHRLLRNRALGRLGRNAYDRALEEMIRAEEMLRHEGVYLLKIWLHMDFAEARRRLKKLRQSDGALRRPAVVEWDEFESEKDRARLADAALEMIERTSTGDAPWAVVPAADPRYRDAAVGDLLLQTLTRAAGDGRPSPRTLAIAAPANDLPKPSLVSFLDLAQGADRATYAQELRALQQRLTEATTARSFRDRGLVIAFEGNDAAGKGGAILRVREALDPRRFRVHGVAAPTDEERARPYLWRFWRNVPRRGDVAIFDRSWYGRVLVERVEGFAAPQDWMRAYQEINDFERELDENRYTVVKFWLAISPDEQLRRFQDREAKPFKRYKLTPDDWRNREKWQLYEAAMTDMIDRTSSRHAPWTIVEANDKKFARLKVLQTIVDRLEEAGRA comes from the coding sequence GGACGGCGTCGGCAAGGGCGAGATCGTCAACAGGCTCTACGACTGGCTCGACGACCATTTCGTCGAGACCCTCTCCTATGGCCGGCCGACCGACGAGGAGCGGGCGCGGCCGGGAGCCTGGCGTTATTGGCGCGACATACCGGCCAAGGGGCGGATCGGCCTCGTTCTCGGCTCCTGGCATCATCGTCTGCTGCGCAACCGCGCGCTCGGACGGCTGGGAAGGAACGCCTATGACCGGGCGCTCGAAGAGATGATCCGCGCCGAGGAGATGCTGCGCCATGAAGGCGTGTATCTCCTGAAGATCTGGCTGCACATGGATTTCGCCGAGGCGCGCCGGCGGCTCAAAAAGCTTCGGCAGTCCGATGGGGCGTTGCGGCGCCCGGCCGTCGTGGAGTGGGACGAATTCGAGAGCGAGAAGGACCGCGCGAGGCTCGCGGACGCGGCGCTCGAGATGATCGAGCGCACCTCGACCGGCGACGCGCCCTGGGCCGTCGTGCCCGCCGCCGATCCCCGCTACCGGGACGCCGCCGTCGGCGATCTCCTGCTGCAAACCCTGACCCGCGCCGCCGGCGACGGCCGGCCCTCTCCCCGCACGCTTGCGATCGCCGCGCCGGCCAATGATTTGCCCAAGCCGAGCCTCGTTTCCTTTCTCGATCTGGCGCAAGGCGCCGACCGGGCGACCTATGCGCAGGAGCTGCGCGCGCTGCAGCAGCGGCTCACCGAGGCGACGACGGCCAGAAGCTTCCGCGACAGGGGCCTCGTCATCGCCTTCGAGGGCAATGACGCCGCCGGAAAGGGCGGCGCGATCCTGCGCGTGCGCGAGGCGCTCGATCCGCGCCGCTTCCGCGTGCACGGCGTCGCCGCGCCCACCGACGAAGAGCGGGCGCGCCCCTATTTGTGGCGCTTTTGGCGCAATGTCCCTCGGCGCGGCGACGTGGCGATTTTCGACCGGAGCTGGTACGGGCGCGTGCTGGTCGAGCGGGTCGAGGGCTTCGCGGCGCCGCAGGATTGGATGCGCGCCTATCAGGAAATCAATGACTTCGAGCGGGAGCTCGACGAAAATCGATATACCGTCGTGAAGTTCTGGCTTGCGATCTCCCCGGACGAACAGCTGCGCCGGTTCCAGGATCGCGAGGCCAAGCCCTTCAAACGCTACAAGCTGACGCCCGACGACTGGCGCAATCGCGAGAAATGGCAGCTCTACGAAGCGGCAATGACCGATATGATCGATCGCACCAGCTCACGCCACGCGCCCTGGACGATCGTCGAAGCGAACGACAAGAAATTCGCCCGGCTGAAAGTGCTGCAAACCATCGTCGACAGGCTGGAGGAGGCAGGCCGGGCATAA
- the galE gene encoding UDP-glucose 4-epimerase GalE yields the protein MAILVTGGAGYIGSHTVLELLDAGEKPVVLDDLSTGFRWAVPEGVPLFIGDDGDEALIADIIARHDIHAIIHFAARIVVPDSVADPLGYYLNNTAKARNLIAAAVAAGVKHFIFSSTAAVYGDPDELPVTEDATLRPVSPYGRSKLMVEWMLEDVAHAHDFDYVVLRYFNVAGADPRGRSGQSTPNATHLIKVAAQTALGMRDCLQVFGTDYPTPDGTCIRDYIQVTDLARAHLDALAHLRKGGGSLTANCGYAHGFSVLEVIEAVKRVSGVDFRVDYAPRRPGDPAAIVASNARAREILGWTPKYDNLDEIVRQALDWEKRLAEGRA from the coding sequence ATGGCGATATTGGTCACAGGCGGCGCCGGCTACATCGGCAGCCACACGGTTCTCGAACTGCTCGACGCCGGCGAGAAGCCCGTCGTTCTCGACGATCTCTCGACGGGCTTCCGCTGGGCCGTGCCGGAAGGGGTCCCGCTCTTCATCGGCGACGACGGCGACGAGGCGCTCATCGCCGACATCATCGCCCGCCACGACATTCACGCGATCATCCATTTTGCCGCCCGGATCGTGGTGCCCGATTCGGTGGCCGATCCGCTGGGCTATTATCTCAACAACACCGCCAAGGCGCGCAATCTCATCGCCGCCGCCGTGGCCGCCGGGGTCAAGCATTTCATCTTCTCGTCGACGGCCGCCGTTTACGGCGATCCCGATGAGTTGCCCGTCACGGAAGACGCCACGCTCAGGCCAGTCTCGCCCTATGGCCGCTCGAAGCTCATGGTCGAGTGGATGCTGGAGGACGTGGCCCACGCCCATGACTTCGACTATGTCGTGCTGCGCTATTTCAACGTCGCGGGCGCGGATCCCAGGGGCCGCTCGGGCCAGTCGACGCCCAACGCCACCCATCTCATCAAGGTCGCGGCGCAGACCGCGCTCGGCATGCGCGACTGCTTGCAGGTCTTCGGCACGGATTATCCGACGCCCGACGGGACCTGCATTCGCGATTACATCCAGGTGACGGACCTTGCCCGCGCCCATCTCGATGCACTGGCGCATCTGCGCAAGGGAGGCGGGAGTCTTACGGCGAATTGCGGCTACGCCCACGGCTTCTCCGTGCTCGAGGTGATCGAGGCGGTGAAGCGCGTGTCGGGGGTGGATTTCCGGGTCGATTACGCGCCGCGCCGGCCGGGCGATCCGGCGGCGATCGTCGCCTCCAACGCCCGCGCCCGCGAGATTCTCGGCTGGACGCCGAAATATGACAATCTGGACGAGATCGTCCGGCAGGCCCTCGATTGGGAGAAAAGGCTGGCGGAGGGGCGCGCCTGA
- the galU gene encoding UTP--glucose-1-phosphate uridylyltransferase GalU — translation MTKRIRKAVFPVAGLGTRFLPATKAVPKEMLTVVDRPVVQHVVDEAREAGIEHFVFVTGRGKGAIEDHFDMSYELEDTLKRRNKTKEYEALMADLPKAGATSFTRQQAPLGLGHAVWCAREIIGDEPFAVLLPDMITLPAPGKTARCLAQAVEAYEKHGGNVIAVEEVKPEETHQYGIVAKGKDFGQTFEITGMVEKPPQGTAPSNFIISGRYILEPGIFALLEKGEKGAGGEIQLTDAMIHLARERPFHAVRFDGRTYDTGSKLGFLAANVAFGLARPDVADGLKEELKKLLG, via the coding sequence ATGACCAAGCGCATTCGCAAGGCTGTCTTTCCTGTCGCCGGACTCGGCACCCGATTCCTTCCGGCGACCAAGGCCGTGCCCAAGGAAATGCTGACGGTCGTGGACCGCCCTGTCGTACAGCATGTCGTGGACGAAGCGCGAGAGGCCGGCATCGAGCATTTTGTCTTTGTCACCGGACGCGGCAAGGGGGCGATCGAGGATCATTTCGACATGTCCTACGAACTCGAGGACACGCTCAAGCGCCGCAACAAGACGAAGGAATATGAAGCCCTGATGGCGGACCTCCCCAAGGCCGGCGCCACGAGCTTCACGCGCCAGCAGGCGCCGCTCGGCCTCGGCCACGCCGTCTGGTGCGCGCGCGAGATCATCGGCGACGAGCCTTTCGCCGTGCTGCTCCCCGACATGATCACCTTGCCCGCCCCCGGAAAGACGGCGCGCTGCCTCGCCCAGGCCGTCGAGGCCTATGAGAAGCACGGCGGCAACGTCATCGCCGTCGAGGAGGTCAAGCCCGAGGAGACGCATCAATATGGGATCGTCGCCAAGGGCAAGGACTTCGGACAGACCTTCGAGATCACCGGCATGGTCGAGAAGCCGCCGCAGGGCACGGCGCCGAGCAACTTCATCATTTCCGGACGCTACATTCTCGAGCCCGGAATCTTCGCCTTGCTCGAAAAGGGCGAGAAGGGCGCGGGCGGCGAAATCCAGCTCACCGACGCCATGATTCATCTCGCCAGGGAGCGCCCCTTCCACGCCGTCCGCTTCGACGGCCGCACCTATGACACGGGCTCCAAGCTCGGGTTTCTGGCGGCGAATGTCGCCTTCGGTCTGGCGCGGCCGGATGTGGCCGATGGGCTGAAAGAGGAGCTGAAGAAGCTTTTGGGGTGA
- the irrA gene encoding iron response transcriptional regulator IrrA, producing the protein MTHQPVGRSFDNSRRLREQPAGVPVDPKARLRNAGLRPTVQRLSLSKLLFGKGDRHVSAEALHAEAREAGLTMSLSTVYNTLNQFAQAGLLREIAVQGPRTYFHTRTSPHHHFMDEATGRMFDAADGSVEFARLPAPPEGMEIVGCDVIIRIRPKKG; encoded by the coding sequence ATGACGCATCAGCCGGTCGGCAGAAGCTTCGACAATTCCCGCCGCTTGCGCGAGCAGCCCGCTGGCGTGCCGGTGGACCCGAAGGCGCGGCTGCGCAACGCCGGCCTGCGTCCCACGGTCCAGCGGCTGTCGCTGAGCAAGCTGCTCTTCGGCAAGGGCGACCGCCATGTCAGCGCCGAGGCGCTGCACGCCGAGGCGCGCGAAGCCGGCCTCACCATGTCGCTCTCGACGGTTTACAACACGCTCAACCAGTTCGCCCAGGCAGGGCTCCTGCGAGAGATCGCGGTTCAGGGACCGCGCACCTATTTCCATACCCGCACCTCGCCGCATCATCACTTCATGGATGAGGCGACCGGCCGCATGTTCGACGCCGCCGACGGCTCGGTCGAATTCGCCCGGCTCCCGGCGCCGCCCGAGGGCATGGAGATCGTCGGCTGCGACGTGATCATCCGCATCCGCCCCAAGAAGGGGTGA
- a CDS encoding lytic murein transglycosylase: MTQKDSARPILDRRAALQGLCAALVAAPWPARGGDFTAFVEGLWPSAQAAGVSRETFEAAVSGLAPEPGVLAKPKAQAEFTISIPAYLAGTVTNSRVARGQSVAAELAGPLRRATERHGVPGEIVVAILGVESNFGSGTGGADVLKVLSTLAWKGHRAETFIEEFIDALVMLEKGYATRAQLRGSWAGAMGQPQFMPSAYLKFAESDAGAAAPDIWRSHADSVASIANFLQKSGWVAGLPAVVEVRLPETFDYAAFDLDFPRWRALGVTRADGEALPASGAASLYLPAGARGPAFLISDNFEVIRQYNTSDAYAMSVAVLAERIAGREIPLAPWPRVAPLSTADVKAMQHLLTEKGYYRGTLDGKLGRTSRNAIHAFQLAEGVQPADGFATKDILARLRGR; the protein is encoded by the coding sequence ATGACGCAAAAGGATTCCGCCCGCCCGATCCTCGACCGGCGCGCCGCGCTGCAGGGCCTCTGCGCCGCCCTCGTCGCCGCGCCCTGGCCGGCGCGGGGCGGCGATTTCACTGCATTCGTCGAAGGACTGTGGCCATCGGCGCAGGCGGCTGGCGTCTCGCGGGAGACCTTCGAGGCCGCGGTTTCAGGCCTCGCGCCGGAGCCCGGCGTGCTCGCCAAACCAAAGGCGCAAGCGGAATTCACGATCTCCATTCCCGCCTATCTGGCCGGGACAGTGACAAATAGCCGCGTGGCGCGCGGGCAGTCGGTCGCCGCCGAGCTCGCGGGGCCGTTGCGCCGGGCGACCGAGCGGCATGGCGTTCCGGGCGAGATCGTCGTCGCCATTCTCGGCGTCGAAAGCAATTTCGGCTCGGGGACCGGCGGCGCCGACGTGCTGAAAGTCCTGTCGACGCTCGCCTGGAAGGGCCACCGCGCCGAGACCTTCATCGAGGAATTCATCGACGCCCTCGTCATGCTCGAAAAGGGCTATGCGACGCGCGCCCAGTTGCGCGGCTCTTGGGCGGGCGCCATGGGCCAGCCGCAATTCATGCCCTCGGCCTATCTCAAATTCGCCGAGAGCGACGCCGGCGCCGCCGCCCCGGACATTTGGCGTTCGCACGCCGATTCGGTCGCGAGCATCGCCAATTTCCTGCAAAAGTCGGGCTGGGTCGCCGGGCTCCCGGCCGTGGTCGAAGTCAGGCTGCCGGAGACGTTCGACTACGCCGCTTTCGATCTCGACTTCCCGCGCTGGCGGGCGCTGGGCGTTACCCGCGCGGATGGCGAGGCGCTCCCCGCCAGCGGCGCCGCGAGCCTCTATCTGCCGGCCGGGGCGCGCGGTCCGGCCTTTCTGATCTCGGATAACTTCGAAGTCATCCGCCAGTACAACACCTCGGACGCCTACGCCATGTCGGTCGCGGTTCTGGCCGAGCGCATTGCCGGGCGCGAGATTCCGCTCGCCCCCTGGCCCCGGGTCGCGCCGCTCTCGACCGCCGACGTCAAGGCGATGCAGCACTTGCTGACCGAGAAGGGCTATTATCGCGGAACCCTCGACGGAAAGCTCGGGCGCACGAGCCGCAACGCCATTCACGCCTTCCAGCTCGCGGAAGGCGTTCAGCCGGCGGACGGCTTCGCGACCAAGGACATATTGGCGAGGCTGCGCGGCCGCTGA
- a CDS encoding GNAT family N-acetyltransferase produces MVKTAFSIRHARPGDAEEIARVHDASWRDAYRGVIPGVELERMVARRGPKWWHSAILRGTGLLVVDFDRRIAGYSTYGRNRVPSMPYSGEIFELYLAPEHQGLGLGRRLFGAARRELAEHGYLSTIVWALADNEKALAFYRSLGGQTVRRAEERFGADMLTRVAFGFVSAPVR; encoded by the coding sequence ATGGTTAAAACCGCTTTCTCCATTCGTCACGCTCGACCCGGCGACGCCGAGGAAATCGCGCGCGTTCATGACGCCTCCTGGCGCGACGCCTATCGGGGCGTCATTCCGGGCGTGGAGCTCGAGCGCATGGTCGCGCGGCGGGGGCCGAAATGGTGGCATTCGGCGATCTTGCGGGGCACGGGGCTGCTCGTCGTCGATTTTGACAGGCGGATCGCCGGTTATTCGACCTATGGCCGCAACCGCGTGCCGTCCATGCCCTATTCGGGCGAGATTTTCGAGCTCTACCTTGCGCCCGAACATCAGGGCCTGGGGCTGGGCCGCCGGCTCTTCGGCGCCGCCCGGCGCGAACTCGCCGAGCACGGCTATCTGTCGACGATCGTCTGGGCGCTCGCCGACAATGAGAAGGCGCTCGCCTTTTACCGCAGCCTCGGCGGCCAGACAGTCCGGCGCGCGGAGGAGCGCTTCGGCGCCGACATGCTGACCCGCGTCGCCTTCGGTTTCGTCTCGGCGCCGGTGCGCTGA
- a CDS encoding 2-isopropylmalate synthase, protein MTNPANGSTDSARVVIFDTTLRDGEQSPGASMTLEEKLEVADLLDQMGVDIIEAGFPIASPGDFESVTEVARRVKNGSVAGLARASEKDIDRCAEALREAKRPRIHTFISTSPVHMKYKLQMEPERVLELVAASVSRARNHVADVEWSAEDGTRTEIDFLCRCVETAIKAGATTINIPDTVGYTTPQEYEQLFRTVRERVPNADKAIFSVHCHDDLGLAVANSLAGVRGGARQVECTINGLGERAGNAAMEEVVMALRTRHDILPYHTNIDAKLLTRASKLVSAVTSIPVQYNKAIVGRNAFAHESGIHQDGMLKNAHTYEIMTPESVGVSKTSLVMGKHSGRHAFREKLKELGYDLGENQLNDAFNRFKDLADRKKFVYDEDLVALVDDEIVTAHDHIKVLALMVMAGTHGPQSAALTLDIDGDKVTHQATGNGPVDAIFNAIKALAPHEATLELYQVHAVTQGTDAQAEVSVRLSEDGKSVTGRGADPDTLVASARAYVSALNKLMVKRGRARPEAMQAV, encoded by the coding sequence ATGACCAATCCCGCAAACGGCTCCACGGACAGCGCGCGCGTCGTCATTTTCGACACGACCCTGCGCGACGGCGAACAGTCGCCCGGCGCCTCCATGACGCTCGAGGAAAAACTGGAGGTCGCCGATCTCCTGGACCAGATGGGCGTCGACATCATCGAGGCGGGCTTTCCCATCGCGAGCCCCGGCGATTTCGAGAGCGTTACGGAAGTCGCGCGACGGGTAAAGAACGGCTCGGTCGCCGGCCTCGCCCGCGCCTCCGAAAAGGACATCGACCGCTGCGCCGAGGCGCTGCGCGAAGCGAAGCGGCCGCGCATCCACACCTTCATCTCCACCTCGCCGGTGCATATGAAATACAAGCTCCAGATGGAGCCCGAGCGGGTGCTGGAGCTCGTCGCCGCTTCCGTCTCGCGCGCCCGCAACCATGTCGCGGATGTGGAATGGTCGGCGGAGGACGGCACGCGCACGGAAATCGATTTCCTGTGCCGCTGCGTCGAGACCGCGATCAAGGCGGGCGCCACGACGATCAATATTCCCGACACCGTCGGCTATACGACGCCGCAGGAATATGAGCAGCTGTTCCGCACCGTGCGCGAGCGCGTGCCCAACGCCGACAAGGCGATCTTCTCGGTGCATTGCCACGACGATCTGGGCCTCGCCGTCGCCAATTCTCTGGCGGGCGTGCGCGGCGGCGCGCGGCAGGTGGAATGCACCATCAACGGGCTCGGCGAGCGCGCCGGCAACGCCGCGATGGAGGAAGTGGTGATGGCGCTGAGGACGCGCCACGACATTTTGCCCTATCACACAAATATCGACGCGAAGCTCCTGACCCGCGCCTCGAAGCTCGTCTCGGCGGTGACGTCCATCCCGGTGCAATACAACAAGGCGATCGTCGGGCGGAACGCCTTCGCGCATGAGAGCGGCATCCATCAGGACGGGATGCTCAAGAATGCCCACACCTATGAGATCATGACCCCCGAGAGCGTCGGCGTCTCCAAGACCTCGCTCGTCATGGGCAAGCATTCGGGCCGCCACGCCTTCCGCGAGAAGCTCAAGGAACTGGGTTATGATCTGGGCGAAAACCAGCTCAACGACGCCTTCAACCGGTTCAAGGATCTCGCCGACCGCAAGAAGTTCGTCTACGACGAGGACCTCGTCGCGCTCGTCGACGACGAGATCGTCACGGCCCACGACCACATCAAGGTGCTCGCCTTGATGGTGATGGCCGGCACGCATGGGCCGCAGTCGGCGGCGCTGACGCTCGACATCGACGGCGACAAGGTGACCCATCAGGCGACCGGCAACGGCCCCGTCGACGCCATCTTCAACGCCATCAAGGCGCTCGCGCCGCATGAGGCGACGCTGGAGCTCTATCAGGTCCACGCCGTCACCCAAGGCACGGACGCACAGGCTGAAGTGTCCGTGCGCCTGTCGGAGGACGGGAAGTCCGTCACGGGCCGCGGCGCCGATCCGGACACGCTTGTCGCTTCGGCGCGCGCCTATGTCTCGGCGCTCAACAAGCTGATGGTGAAGCGCGGCCGCGCCAGGCCGGAAGCGATGCAGGCGGTTTGA
- the smbP gene encoding small metal-binding protein SmbP — protein MNRRNLALFLAVGAAVAFAPRLALAEDHLAEAISHTKEAIDHGKQGHADVLVTHAEAALKHAEAAEKAKANPHTKEGITHLKASISEGKKKNAEGATSHAEEALTHLEAATK, from the coding sequence ATGAACCGTAGAAATCTCGCTCTTTTTCTCGCCGTCGGCGCCGCAGTCGCCTTTGCCCCGCGTCTCGCGCTCGCCGAGGATCATCTTGCGGAAGCGATCAGCCACACGAAGGAAGCCATCGATCATGGCAAGCAAGGCCATGCCGACGTTCTCGTGACCCATGCGGAAGCCGCGCTCAAACACGCGGAAGCCGCGGAAAAGGCGAAAGCCAATCCGCATACCAAGGAAGGCATAACGCACCTCAAGGCGTCGATTTCCGAGGGCAAGAAGAAAAACGCCGAAGGCGCGACGAGCCACGCCGAGGAGGCTCTGACGCATCTCGAGGCGGCGACGAAGTAA
- a CDS encoding Rrf2 family transcriptional regulator yields MRLTNFTDFGLRALILLADRNPEILSAATIADHFKVSRHHMAKVLQELAAAGFVEGIRGAQGGVRLARDPRDIRIGDVVRRLDDQPLVECFSLEGSDCALLPRCRLKGMLARAQQGFMRELDRFTLSDCLQKSGSSPGLDLSL; encoded by the coding sequence ATGCGATTGACCAATTTTACCGATTTCGGCCTTCGCGCCCTCATTCTCCTCGCCGACCGCAATCCGGAAATTCTCAGCGCGGCGACGATCGCCGATCATTTCAAGGTTTCCCGCCACCATATGGCGAAAGTCCTCCAGGAGCTCGCCGCCGCCGGTTTTGTCGAGGGAATTCGCGGCGCTCAGGGGGGCGTGAGGCTCGCCCGCGATCCCCGCGACATCCGCATCGGCGACGTCGTCCGCCGGCTCGACGATCAGCCGCTCGTGGAATGTTTCAGCCTGGAGGGCAGCGACTGCGCGCTTTTGCCGCGGTGCCGTCTGAAGGGCATGCTGGCGCGCGCCCAGCAGGGCTTCATGCGGGAGCTGGATCGCTTCACCCTCAGCGATTGCCTGCAAAAATCAGGCTCTTCCCCCGGCCTCGACCTCTCCCTCTGA
- the hcp gene encoding hydroxylamine reductase, translating into MFCYQCEQTFRSDNKAGCAGAKGMCGKDAATADLQDVLLHVCEGIGQYLHRARRLGATDAEADRFLLFAFFTTLTNVNFSAAKFVEFIQRAAQLRDGAKALYEKAAREAGETPETLSGAAAFVPAKDMAGLLAQAGEAAIRKDVARLGEDVVGLRALVLYGLKGVCAYAHHACVLGEERDAIYAAVEHALDLLASEPEDIGPLLDEALALGRANFLAMEALDAANTGNFGTPEPTSVRVTPIKGKAILVSGHDLKDLHAILEATKDKGINVYTHGELLPAHSYPALRSYPHLAGNYGGAWQDQQKEFAEFPGPIVMTSNCLIEPQPRYRARIFTAGPVGWPGVRHIANEDFTQVVQAALALPGFAEDAEEQRITVGFGRAAVLGVADKVIDAVKSGAIRHFFMIGGCDGAAPGRNYYADFAHATPDDTVILTLGCGKYRFNKHDFGTVGGLPRLLDMGQCNDAYSALVVATKLAEAFGVGVNELPLSLIVSWFEQKAAAVLLTLLALGVRNVRLGPTLPAFLTPALVDVLVEKFGVLPIGDARADIDAALSRAA; encoded by the coding sequence ATGTTCTGTTATCAATGCGAGCAGACCTTTAGATCCGACAACAAGGCAGGTTGCGCGGGCGCCAAGGGAATGTGCGGCAAGGACGCCGCGACCGCCGATCTGCAGGACGTGCTGCTCCATGTCTGCGAGGGAATCGGCCAGTATCTCCATCGCGCGCGCCGGCTCGGGGCGACCGACGCGGAAGCCGACCGTTTCCTTCTCTTTGCTTTCTTCACCACGCTGACCAACGTCAATTTCAGCGCCGCCAAATTCGTCGAGTTCATCCAGCGGGCCGCGCAGCTTCGCGACGGCGCGAAAGCCCTCTATGAAAAGGCCGCGCGCGAGGCCGGCGAGACGCCGGAAACCTTAAGCGGCGCCGCCGCCTTCGTCCCCGCGAAGGATATGGCCGGGCTCCTCGCACAAGCCGGCGAAGCGGCGATCCGGAAGGACGTTGCGCGCCTCGGCGAAGACGTGGTGGGCCTGCGCGCCCTGGTGCTTTACGGCCTCAAGGGCGTCTGCGCCTATGCGCATCACGCCTGCGTGCTCGGCGAGGAGCGCGACGCGATTTATGCGGCGGTCGAACATGCGCTCGACCTTCTCGCGAGCGAGCCTGAAGACATCGGGCCGCTGCTCGACGAGGCGCTGGCGCTCGGACGGGCCAATTTCCTCGCCATGGAGGCGCTCGACGCCGCCAATACCGGAAACTTCGGAACGCCGGAGCCGACGAGCGTGCGCGTGACGCCCATCAAGGGCAAGGCCATCCTCGTCTCCGGGCACGACCTGAAGGATCTGCACGCCATTCTCGAAGCCACGAAGGACAAGGGGATCAACGTCTATACCCATGGCGAGCTGCTGCCGGCGCATTCCTATCCCGCGCTCAGGTCCTATCCGCATCTCGCCGGCAATTACGGCGGCGCCTGGCAGGACCAGCAGAAGGAATTCGCGGAGTTCCCCGGTCCGATCGTGATGACGTCGAACTGCCTGATCGAGCCGCAGCCGCGCTATCGCGCCCGCATCTTCACCGCCGGTCCCGTGGGCTGGCCGGGCGTGCGCCACATTGCGAATGAGGACTTCACGCAGGTCGTCCAGGCGGCGCTCGCACTGCCGGGTTTCGCCGAAGACGCAGAGGAGCAGCGCATCACGGTCGGATTCGGCCGCGCGGCCGTGCTCGGCGTCGCCGACAAGGTCATCGACGCGGTCAAGAGCGGCGCCATCCGTCATTTCTTCATGATCGGCGGCTGCGACGGCGCCGCGCCGGGGCGCAATTATTACGCCGATTTCGCACATGCGACGCCGGACGACACGGTGATCCTCACGCTCGGCTGCGGCAAATACCGCTTCAACAAGCACGACTTCGGCACGGTCGGCGGGCTCCCGCGCCTGCTCGACATGGGCCAGTGCAACGACGCCTATTCGGCGCTCGTCGTCGCGACGAAGCTCGCCGAGGCCTTTGGCGTCGGCGTCAATGAACTGCCCTTGTCGCTGATCGTCTCCTGGTTCGAACAGAAGGCCGCGGCGGTGCTGCTCACGCTGCTCGCCCTCGGCGTGCGCAACGTGCGCCTCGGCCCGACGCTTCCGGCCTTTCTGACCCCGGCGCTGGTCGACGTTCTCGTGGAGAAGTTCGGCGTTTTGCCCATCGGCGACGCCAGGGCCGACATCGACGCCGCGCTCAGCCGCGCCGCCTGA
- a CDS encoding 2Fe-2S iron-sulfur cluster binding domain-containing protein → MFKVELLTRDGAAIAFDAEPSENLLAAAERANIYLPSSCREGACGACRVTHASGDIELDAYSSAALSDAERAAGGILLCRAHAHGDVALHAPFDAASIGFAPTPQRRATIVDIGPAGARAMRIVLQYEEDPEFGRAAQFVAGQFGELEIPESGIRRSYSLANAPNWDGKLEFLIRLQPGGAFSTYLRERASIGDALIVHGPKGQFTLDEASLAPRWFVAGGTGLAPALSMLRHMAELADPCPARLFFGVNRVDELFALDALEEIRAALPQLAVTICVWAPETPPETRWRGFAGTPAEALAQSLANASERPDIYVCGPPALITAVETVALAGGAGATYAERFSAA, encoded by the coding sequence ATGTTCAAGGTCGAACTTCTCACCCGCGACGGCGCCGCCATCGCCTTCGACGCCGAACCGTCGGAAAATCTGCTCGCCGCCGCCGAGCGGGCGAACATCTATCTCCCCTCTTCGTGCCGCGAGGGCGCCTGCGGCGCCTGCCGCGTCACGCATGCGTCGGGCGACATCGAACTCGACGCCTATAGCAGCGCCGCGCTCAGCGACGCCGAGCGGGCGGCCGGCGGCATTCTCCTGTGCCGCGCCCATGCGCATGGCGATGTGGCGCTGCATGCGCCCTTCGACGCGGCGTCGATCGGCTTTGCGCCGACGCCGCAGCGGCGCGCGACGATCGTCGACATCGGCCCCGCCGGGGCCAGGGCGATGAGGATTGTCCTGCAATATGAGGAAGACCCCGAGTTCGGCAGGGCCGCCCAGTTCGTCGCCGGGCAATTCGGGGAACTTGAAATTCCCGAAAGCGGAATCAGGCGATCCTACTCGCTGGCCAACGCCCCCAACTGGGACGGAAAGCTCGAGTTCCTCATCCGCTTGCAGCCCGGCGGCGCCTTTTCAACCTATCTGAGGGAGCGCGCCAGTATCGGCGACGCGCTGATCGTGCATGGACCCAAGGGGCAATTCACGCTCGATGAAGCGAGCCTCGCGCCGCGCTGGTTCGTGGCCGGCGGCACCGGCCTTGCGCCCGCCTTGTCGATGCTGCGCCATATGGCGGAACTCGCCGACCCTTGCCCCGCCCGGCTTTTCTTCGGGGTCAATCGCGTGGACGAACTCTTCGCCCTCGACGCCCTGGAGGAGATCCGCGCAGCCCTGCCTCAGCTGGCCGTCACGATTTGCGTCTGGGCGCCGGAAACCCCGCCGGAAACCCGATGGCGCGGCTTCGCCGGCACGCCCGCAGAGGCGCTGGCGCAATCATTGGCGAACGCCTCCGAGCGGCCCGACATCTATGTCTGCGGTCCGCCCGCGCTGATCACGGCCGTGGAGACAGTCGCTCTCGCTGGCGGCGCCGGCGCGACTTACGCCGAGCGATTTTCGGCCGCGTAG